The stretch of DNA TTCAAGCAGTTACTGTCATTCATGAGAACCACTCAAACTCCACTACCAGGCAACTTATTATTTAATCATGGATAGAGTTCCCACGAAGATTACAAGATATGACTTAAACTGTAGTGATTAAAAATCTAGTAACTAATCTTTTAATGTATATTGGgcaaaagttataaattatcaTAGTCCTATAATCTTCAAAAACGTATTTTGGTAAAATTACAAATTGTCGTGattaagttataaaatattaaataatatatacaccaaataaaatacattaacaatttggtgtatatattatttactattttatcaagaaaattaatgtatacaccaaataaaatacattaatcttGCACCCAAAAGGAGTTCTACTCACTACTATCAAGAAAGtctcattttcattcttttataATTAGTATCCGAGAATAGTGTCCCGGGCATCTAACTATTCAAACCtagaattataaaattttatgctTCCAGCAGCATGAATCCTAATCCTTTGCCTACATTGGAAGAAGAAATAGACATGAATTAAGCAGTAAAAATGAAAACCCAAAACACATAAGATAAGCGTATGCTATTTCAAGGGTATGACAAACCTGAAGATGGTTATGATAACCATTGTTAGATAAAAAGCAAGTTTGGCTATCCGAAATTTCTTCTCAGCATTGAGTACCCTAAACACTTCAGTAACATCAAGGAGATGCTGTCGTTTAACATACCTGAATCATTGAAATGGAACAATAATGAACTTACCAGAGAACATACAATTTCATCACCTAAAACATGTAAGTACAAACAACCAAGTCTTATCCCACTAAGTAGGGTCGTCTACATGGATCAGACAACACTATAATGTTCTATCATATAACATTTCTCTACCCAACATTAATTTTAAGGTCTTTCTTAATAGTTTCTTCTAGAGTTTTTTTAGGTCTCCCTTTGCCTCTAGAGGTTCGACTGCCCTCCATTTGATCTATTCGCCTTACTACAAAGGTCTTCTCTCCACATGCTCAAACCATCTAAGCCGAGTTTCTACCATATTTTCTAGGATAGGTGCTACCCCAACTCTCTTCCTAATCTTGTCATTTCTAATCCTGTATTGTTAGTCTTTCCACACATCCAACACAATATTCTCATCTCTTCTACACTAATTTTATCGTCTTGTTGACTTTTAACCGACCACATGCTGCCCCATACAACATTGTCAATCTTAAAAGTGTGCGATAAAATTTCCTCTTTTGTTTGAGCGGTGCTTTTTTATCACATAAAACACTTGAGACACTCATCCATTTTGACCACTCTGCTTGAATTCTATGGTTTACATCTCCTTCTATTTCTTCATCGTTTTGTAAGGAAGTACTTAACAAAATATGTGCTATGTAGTCCGTTTAACTAACTTAACTTTCAATATTTATATTGCCCTAAAATGTATTTGTAGCAAGTATAGATCATCAAAATAGGTATGGTATACTGCATGCACCATAAGTTCATTTTGTTGgcacaaacaaaaccaatatgCGGGATATAAAACAAATCCAAAGCTCAAAAGCACAAACTAGTAGCACCAAATATTTGGTAGAGAATCCTTAGTATAGCCAAACAAAGAGTTTATAGAATTTCATCTTACCTTTGTGCATAAATAATTCAATAGtttaaaacaacaacaaaacataaaataaaatgtattatcTGCAAGAATGAAGTTTCAATCAAACTATCTAGATCCTATTGGAAATAAAGAGAAGATAAAACAAGTAGATTCAGGAAAAAAACTTGTTAGGTTCaagtttacaattttaaaaggTAAATCTTGCACTAGCAACCCATAAGCATTTAGCTCAAGAATCACCAAGTTTCTTTGGAGTTGGGAAACGACTTAAACTGAACCATTTTGAGATGTTTATCTACACTTTTAGCCACCCTCCCCTTTTCTCGCCACAGGCTTAGAGCTAATTTGGATATAATACACGAACCTCACAATCACAAATGAGTATTTAAAACATTAGCTTCTActcaaatataagcaaaagtaAGTCATCAAAAGTTACTCTTGCTTATATTTGAGACTGGAGCAAATACCTCTCAATATTTTCAGTCATCAAACATCTCAATAAACACCTAAGTGCTGAAGTTATACTATATTTTCGACTTATTTTAACCAACTTGACCAAAGTCATCAATCTTCTTTACTTAACTTCactttaacaaatatatttaaaagggAGAAGAAGCAATGCAGAAATAAACATTATATAATCAATGCAGTGAGTATAATTTGAGCAACACAGTACATAGTTAAGTTTGTGTTAAAAATTGTACTTACAGCATTACATGATAGGAAGCAAGAGGAAGCATGAAAAAAAACATGAACCAGTGACCCGTGAAGAGGAAGAGAGCGCATAATAATCCTTGACCAATAAATTCAGGAACCACAAAGTAATTGATCCGAGATGAAGCGTCATATGGGTTTAGATAGTCCCCTTCTAAGTCAGATAACATCAAAACCTTCAAAACCccaaaaaggaaaaaggaatTTTAGATTGAAGTTAAATTGAATATCagtatgattaaaaaaattcctCTCAttctattaaataataatgaaatataaaaaattgccTGGTAGAAAGCTGAGGCTAAAAGGGCAACATTGAAAGGGAAAGAAATGAAGAGCCAAAAGAACAAATCGAAAGCCATTAATTAGTGAGAAGTAGATATAGGGATAAAAAAGAAGAGAGTAGTTAAGCGTGGTGAAGCGGAAGGTGGGAATTGGAAAAGTTTGGGAAAATTGACGGATCATTGAGTTGTTTGGACTTTGGAGATGGGCGAGTTCGGGTTGGTGAATGATATCCACCACCGTCCACCAGCATGTGTTTGAGttaattacaaatataataataataataataataatataatcaagACCTAAACATACAATTGTCTTCCTTTATTTAAGCGGAggattaaaaatgttttattttagggttttttattggTAAATGGAGTAAAAGTTATTTCTTTTATAGTActtgtaaatttaattattttactgaTTTTTATTGGTAGTTGAGTAAATTACGATCTTTTAATCACATTTATCATACTTATAACGGTTTtttgaaaatgacaaaataCAGTTTATTCGAAACTGACTACTAATAACAGATTACGAAAACACAGATTATGCTGAAAAGAGTCTAagataattacaaaatattctATTCCATAAAAATTTCCTACCAAAATGGTGGAGGAAACACACCATTCAGGTGTccttgttctcatgtaattgcAACGGGCACATTGAAATAGATCTTATTTTGTACTGATGCgacttttatgtttttaaaaaatcaaatttatccGACTAAGGAAAAAAGCTATCCGCGTGAATTATAAATTCAATCCCCTTGAAAAAAGAATCTTTGGGCTCCTTACTTACGACCAGTTTTTTGCTCCGACGCTGCATTACTATGTTGCTACAGAGTTACACAAAAATAACGTAAACATTAAAAGTGTTGATATAACCAAAACTGAAATTACAGTATACTATTTTTGCAGTACGTACCCCAAAATGTAAAAATGTGGTAATTTCAGtaattcgaaagtttcaaaggtgtcaattcaataaatataatacaaGCAAGCTGTATAATGAGTTTAAGACTTGCAggattttgaaatgaaataatctgtcctttttaaaaaagattttgttcttctaaaataaaaaagtgattaAATAAGTGAATCAATTGTTGATAGAATAGCGCTGAAGACACTTTTACTTTTATTTCaccaaataaaagagaatgttgaaaagaaaattttactAACATTACTCatgattaattatatatatgtataaaataacaatcatTCATTTGATAAACAATGTTAAAATTACTCAATAtagtatttaaattaaaaaaaattattcactttaaatgagctaaatattttttaaaaagactaTTGTTTCTCCTTCAAAGGACTTCTACTATATATANNNNNNNNNNTATTTTGGTATATTTATTctctaaatcaataaattaatcatCACTTTTATGTATCAAATAGTTATTTATcgacttttatattttaagaaatataatttcaatataaaaaacacTATTTCGTCATTTATAAGCACTATactcatttttatatattatcgtaaaaaaatattaaatatttactattattacgagtaataaaaaattataaaaagttaaatttgttttttttgcattttttgtaaataatatttaattattataatttattaaatgataaaaaattaactattaatttaaagactaaatatatatcaaattaacaCATTGTATGGTA from Cicer arietinum cultivar CDC Frontier isolate Library 1 chromosome 3, Cicar.CDCFrontier_v2.0, whole genome shotgun sequence encodes:
- the LOC101496074 gene encoding protein cornichon homolog 1 isoform X2: MAFDLFFWLFISFPFNVALLASAFYQVLMLSDLEGDYLNPYDASSRINYFVVPEFIGQGLLCALFLFTGHWFMFFFMLPLASYHVMLYVKRQHLLDVTEVFRVLNAEKKFRIAKLAFYLTMVIITIFRLVLIAVYYLDMDDDE
- the LOC101496074 gene encoding protein cornichon homolog 1 isoform X1 — its product is MAFDLFFWLFISFPFNVALLASAFYQVLMLSDLEGDYLNPYDASSRINYFVVPEFIGQGLLCALFLFTGHWFMFFFMLPLASYHVMLYVKRQHLLDVTEVFRVLNAEKKFRIAKLAFYLTMVIITIFRQRIRIHAAGSIKFYNSRLVLIAVYYLDMDDDE